The Streptomyces sp. V3I7 genome segment ATCGCCGACGTCCGCGACGACAAGCTGCACGTCACCGTCCGCGGCAAGGAGTCCCACCACGAGAAGAAGGGCCACGGCGAGTCGGAGAAGTCCGACAAGGGCGGGACCAGGGCGAAGAAGACCGCCGAGAAGTCCGCTCCGGACGACAACAAGAAGAAGCCGCCGCGGAAGTCGGCCAAGTCGAACGGCGACGATGGCTCCTGACGGCGGCACCGGCACACACACGTGGCTCCCGGCCCTCACCCGAGGGACCGGGAGCCACGTCGTGTTACGCGTGGTTCTCTGCGAGCACGAGCGTCCTGGCCCTCGTCAGCCCTTGCCGTCTCCGTCGCCGTCGCCGTCGCCGAGCGAGACGACCACGGCCGTCGACTGCCCCTCGGGCGTGGTGTAGCTGACGGTCTCCCCCGCGCGGCGGCCGAGCAGCGCCCTCCCGAGCGGGCTGTCGGCGGTGACCAGGTCGGGGTCCGACGCCTCGGCGATCTCGCCGATCTCGATCGTGGACTGCGTGCCGTCGAAGAACCGTACGGTCACGGTGCTGCCCATGCCGACCACGTCGGTGGGCGGCGGGCCAGAGCGGTCGGCCCCCTGGAGCCGCACGGTGACCTCGGAGATGCGCTGGTCGAGGCGGCCGAGCTCGGTGGCGCGCTCCAGCTCGTCGGCCTGGTCGGCCCGGGTGCCGGGCTCGTCCGTGTCCTTGAGGGTCTTGGCGACCGCGTCCCGTTCGGTGCGCAGGTCGGCGAGTTCCCGTTCGAGCGCGCGACGGGCGTCGGCGCCGATCGGTCCCGGATCAGTGGTCATGGCTGCTCCCGTCGTGACGGCCGGAGAGTACACAAGCGATCATTCACCACCGTAACAGGGCAATTCACCCTCGGTGCGTCGGAGGAGTACGGGGCGGGCCGGAGCCGCCCGGCGAACGGTGGGGGCGGGCCGTTCGCCGGGCGGGACCGGGGTCAGGGGCAGAGCCGGGGGTCCCCCCGACGCCAGCCACGCCGTGTTCAGCGCACCGGCGAGGCCCGATCCTGGGGACCGGGATGGAGCCGGAGGCCATCTCGGCCTACCAGCAGGTCGTCGGCGGTGCGTTCCTGGCGGTGGTCGTGGTGGCCCAGACGTGGCTGGGCCACCGGCGCCGGGTGGGGTGAGGGCCGGGCGTCAGCCGCGGGGCGTACGGGAGGAGGCGGCGTTGGTGCGGAGCGTGCCGACCGTCCTCAGGAGGCGGTCGGCCGGTTCGCGCAGCCGGGGGTGGGCGAGCACCGTGTTGCGCAGACCGCGGACCGGCCGGCGCCACAGGCGGTGCGCGGCCGCCATCGGATGGGGGCGCGCGGCGAACCCCTCCCCCACACGCAGCTCACGGGTCTTGAGCCACTCCTTGTACTCCTTGTCCCCGCGCCCCAGGTCGAGGAGTGTCACCCCGCTGCGGGCCGCCCCCTCGGTCAGCCTGAGGTGCATCAGCAACCCGGGTGAGTAGTAGTGGAGTTCGGGGTCGTACGCGGTGAACCAGGCGGCGAGCACCGTGCTCGATCGCGGGCCGAAGCGGGCGGCCACGGGCCGGTCCCCGGCGTAGAGCACGGACAGGACGCCGGTGAAGTGCTCCTCCTGGAGGCGGAACAGATGGTCCACCAGATCGACGATCCAGGGGCGGGAGAACCGGTCCATCCGCCCCGTCCTGCGGTACTGGGCGGACTTCCACCGCATGAGCCGGCGCAGCATGCGCGGGTCGCGCTCGTCGAAGACGAACCGCACCTCGCCGACGTCCCGCCCGATGCGGCGCTCCTTCTTCAGCGTGGTCTTGCCGAGTCCGGGGTACGCACCACGCAGCCACTCGGCGTAGGTGCCGTCCGCGGGCTTCACGTCGATCACCGGTGAGGCGAAGGTTCCGGTGACGTGGGCGCCGAACGGCCGCTGCTCCTCGACGAGATGATCGAACTCGAAGATGGACAGCCCACAGGCGTGCAGGAGTTCACCGGCGTCCCAGGTGAACCCGGGCCGGTGGACGAGCGCCTGGCAGTCGGACAGTCCGAGGCCGATGGCCCGGCCGACGCCCAGGGTGCCCCGTTCGTAGGGGAAGAAGCCGACCGGTTCGCCTCTCTCGTGCAGGACCGCCACCCGCGCCCCGCGGCGGTGCCTGCCGATGCCGATCGCGAACTCCGGCGCCAGAAAGGGGTTGGCGTACTCGGATGACTCGTCCATCGCCCGGTGCCAGGCCCCAAGCTGCGCCGCGGTCAGTTCGCCGGGTCTGTGGACGGTGATGTCCGCCTTCGTGCGTGGACCCTCGTTCATGGATCGCATGGGCGACCGCTCCCCTCGAGGACGCCTGGCCGCGTCCTGCACCACTTCGGTCCGGCTCGTCGTTCCGTGAGGGGTCAAACGTCGCGAAACAGTACGCACGCTGTCAAGAGTTCCGGAGGGAGCGGGAGGGCAGCCAGGCACGCGTACCGAACTCGGCGCAGGACCGCGACGCCACCTCGGTCGCCCGGGCGAGCGCCGCGGTGAAGGCGGCGGTGTCGGCGCGCGGGGCCCGCGCCCAGTGGTGGGCGAACGCCCCGTGCAGCGCGTCACCGGCGCCGAGGGTGTCCACCACTTTCGTCGGCGGCACGTCGACAACTCCCTTGCCGCCAGGGCCCGACCACAGCAGGGGTTCTCCGCCACGGCTGACGGCCGCCCAGGTCACTCCGCGATCGTGCAGGTACGTCAGCACGTCCTCGGGGGTCCGCGTCCCGGGCGGGTGGAAGTCGGCCGAGCAGACGGCTACGTCGACGGCGGGGAGCAGCTTGTCGGTGCCGTCCTTCCAGCTGCCGCCGTCCAGCAGGGTGGGGCGGCCGATCGCTCGGGCCAACTCGGCGGTTGCGAGCGCCAGTTCCCGGTGGTGGCCGTCCAGCTCCACGATGTCGCAGGCGGCCACGAGGGCGTCGAGGCCGTCCGGCGGGGCGAGTTGGTGGCGCCCGGCGTTGGTGGAGGCGACCGCGCGCCGGCCGGTCGCGGCCGTCACGAGGATCGAGGAGACGGCGGGCGGCTCGGTCACACCGGCCGCCAGGTCCGTCACCGTCACGCCCAGGCCCTCCAGATCGGCCCGGGCGCTCAGCCCCAGCGGGTGACGGCCGATGCCGGTGAGGAGCGTCGCCCGGCCGCCCAGGGCGCTGAAGACGGCGGCCGCGTTGGCGGCGGGACCGCCCGCGGCCACGACCTGGTCATGAGCGGTCAGCTTCTCGTCGTACTCCGGTACGTGGTCCACCAACTGGATGACGTCCAGGGTGCACAGGCCGACGAACAGGCCCCGAGGCCCCTGGGAGCCCTGAAACCCCTGAGGGCGTTCCTCCGCCACCGGTCGCACGCGCCAGTACCCCCTTGGCCACGGTCGGTTCTTCAGTGTACGGCGGTGGCCGTCGGTGCGGGCCGGTGTCAGGAACGCAGGCCGTCGAAGCCGATGTCGAGGTGACGCGGGCCGCGCAGGACGGCGTTCTGCCGGTAGGGCGGCGGGTCCTCGATCAGGCGCGGGTTCTCCAGGCGGCGGGCCAGGGCGGCGAGGGCGATCTGCGCCTCCAGCCGGGCCAGCGGGGCGCCGAAGCAGCTGTGGATGCCGCTGCCGAAGCCGAGGTGCTGGATGTCCCCGCGGTCCGGGTCGAACCGGTCGGGGTCGGTGAA includes the following:
- a CDS encoding GreA/GreB family elongation factor gives rise to the protein MTTDPGPIGADARRALERELADLRTERDAVAKTLKDTDEPGTRADQADELERATELGRLDQRISEVTVRLQGADRSGPPPTDVVGMGSTVTVRFFDGTQSTIEIGEIAEASDPDLVTADSPLGRALLGRRAGETVSYTTPEGQSTAVVVSLGDGDGDGDGKG
- a CDS encoding PfkB family carbohydrate kinase, which translates into the protein MRPVAEERPQGFQGSQGPRGLFVGLCTLDVIQLVDHVPEYDEKLTAHDQVVAAGGPAANAAAVFSALGGRATLLTGIGRHPLGLSARADLEGLGVTVTDLAAGVTEPPAVSSILVTAATGRRAVASTNAGRHQLAPPDGLDALVAACDIVELDGHHRELALATAELARAIGRPTLLDGGSWKDGTDKLLPAVDVAVCSADFHPPGTRTPEDVLTYLHDRGVTWAAVSRGGEPLLWSGPGGKGVVDVPPTKVVDTLGAGDALHGAFAHHWARAPRADTAAFTAALARATEVASRSCAEFGTRAWLPSRSLRNS
- a CDS encoding GNAT family N-acetyltransferase codes for the protein MRSMNEGPRTKADITVHRPGELTAAQLGAWHRAMDESSEYANPFLAPEFAIGIGRHRRGARVAVLHERGEPVGFFPYERGTLGVGRAIGLGLSDCQALVHRPGFTWDAGELLHACGLSIFEFDHLVEEQRPFGAHVTGTFASPVIDVKPADGTYAEWLRGAYPGLGKTTLKKERRIGRDVGEVRFVFDERDPRMLRRLMRWKSAQYRRTGRMDRFSRPWIVDLVDHLFRLQEEHFTGVLSVLYAGDRPVAARFGPRSSTVLAAWFTAYDPELHYYSPGLLMHLRLTEGAARSGVTLLDLGRGDKEYKEWLKTRELRVGEGFAARPHPMAAAHRLWRRPVRGLRNTVLAHPRLREPADRLLRTVGTLRTNAASSRTPRG